The genomic region CAGAAGATCCAGAAGAAAATAAAGGCAACATGGTCCGAGATTTTTATAATGATGCCCGAAGTGTCACTGTTATAGAAAATGGTGACCCCACTAGTCGTATTGCTGTGCTTGATATAGAAGGAACGATTGTTGATCAAGAAGTTTCCCCTTTAGCCACAGTTGGCTATAACCACCAAAAATTACTTGGAGATTTAGAGGCAATGAAAACAGACGATACCATTAAAGCAATTATTCTGCGTATCAATTCTCCTGGTGGTGGTGTTTATGAAAGTGCTGAATTGACAGATAAAATTGAAGAAGTTAAAGAAGCGCGTGATATTCCCGTTTATACAGTTATGGAAAATATGGCTGCGAGCGGCGGCTATTACATTGCCGCTCATTCCGAAAAAATTTTCGCCCAAACTGAAACAATTACCGGTTCAATCGGTGTGATTATGCAAGGGTTTAACGTTAGTGAGCTCCTTGATAAGTTAGGTATTGAAGATATGACAATTAAAAGTGGTGATTTAAAGGATTTAGGTTCTATCACACGTGAAAGTACTTCTGAAGAGTTATCTGTTTTACAAGAACTCGTTGATAATATGTACGAACGTTTTGTTGACACCGTAGAATCTGGACGTGATTTGAGTCGCGAAGAGATTTATGCACTAGCAGACGGCCGCATTTACGATGGCGAGCAAGCTCTGGAAAATGGTCTGGTTGATGAACTTGGATACTTTGATGATGCGCTTTTGGATTTACGAAATACTCATTCTCTAGAAAATGCCCAAGTTATTTCTTTCCAAAGAAATGATCTCGATTGGTTTAATAATTTTTTTGTTAATTTCAAAGGGCTCATGCCAAAACAAAATTTAGCATTACCAGATATTAGTACCCATGAAGAAGCACCTCAGTTTATGTACGTATATAGGGGGTTATAAGCGAATGATTGATTCATTTGAAGAATATTCTGATTACATCTACACCGGTTTTTTAATTCGCTTCTTTGCTTTCTTGATTGATTTGATGGTAATTGGCTCCATTCAGAGGCTAACCTTATTTCTTCTAGATGCCAGCCTTCTAAAGACGCTACTGGCTTTGTTTATTTATTTGCTATATTTTGTTTTAATGACTAAATTAAATGATGGACAAACGCTAGGAAAGATGGTCTTTGGTATTAAAGTAGTGGCCCTACACGAGAAAAACTTATCTTGGAAAACCGTTCTAGTTCGTGAAGGCTTTGGCCGGTACCTACAAAAAACCATTTTTATTCTCTATACCATCGCAATTTTTACCCCTCATAAACAACATTTTGTTGATTTATTAACGGATACTTCAGTTGTTACCATTAACTTTTTACGATTACTTGAAAGAAACTAAAAATACTGCACCGCTAGTCCTAACTAGTTGTGCAGTATTTTTTTAAACTTGATCTGCATCAATTTTTATTCTTTTATC from Jeotgalibaca dankookensis harbors:
- a CDS encoding RDD family protein, which gives rise to MIDSFEEYSDYIYTGFLIRFFAFLIDLMVIGSIQRLTLFLLDASLLKTLLALFIYLLYFVLMTKLNDGQTLGKMVFGIKVVALHEKNLSWKTVLVREGFGRYLQKTIFILYTIAIFTPHKQHFVDLLTDTSVVTINFLRLLERN
- the sppA gene encoding signal peptide peptidase SppA; amino-acid sequence: MTKKRWVAIGLSIVVFVISLVIPAIGNSLKAEDPEENKGNMVRDFYNDARSVTVIENGDPTSRIAVLDIEGTIVDQEVSPLATVGYNHQKLLGDLEAMKTDDTIKAIILRINSPGGGVYESAELTDKIEEVKEARDIPVYTVMENMAASGGYYIAAHSEKIFAQTETITGSIGVIMQGFNVSELLDKLGIEDMTIKSGDLKDLGSITRESTSEELSVLQELVDNMYERFVDTVESGRDLSREEIYALADGRIYDGEQALENGLVDELGYFDDALLDLRNTHSLENAQVISFQRNDLDWFNNFFVNFKGLMPKQNLALPDISTHEEAPQFMYVYRGL